In Humulus lupulus chromosome 7, drHumLupu1.1, whole genome shotgun sequence, the following are encoded in one genomic region:
- the LOC133789039 gene encoding uncharacterized protein LOC133789039, whose product MEVCVNDESVKFLSGWLQQWRERKFQICKDHIDCDTSDREKDDYIYSESESDSGSQYEEDRLKNVLLVTGPVGVTTKTALSCYNYDESWYLVLFLDYFVPDDENFYFCIDMCIDFILSLHLFCSHHLWYSP is encoded by the exons ATGGAG GTCTGTGTTAATGATGAATCTGTGAAGTTTTTGAGTGGGTGGCTACAACAATGGCGTGAAAGAAAGTTTCAAATATGCAAGGATCATATTGATTGTGATACAAGTGATAGGGAAAAAGATGATTATATCTATTCTGAAAGTGAATCTGATTCAGGAAGCCAATATGAGGAGGATAGGCTGAAAAACGTCCTCTTAGTTACAGGACCAGTTGGGGTAACTACAAAGACTGCATTATCTTGTTACAACTATGATGAGTCATGGTACTTGGTTTTGTTTCTAGATTACTTTGTGCCTGAtgatgaaaacttttatttttgtattgatatgtgcattgattttattttgagcctccatcttttctgctctcaccatctttggtactcaccatga